A window of the Penaeus monodon isolate SGIC_2016 chromosome 11, NSTDA_Pmon_1, whole genome shotgun sequence genome harbors these coding sequences:
- the LOC119578606 gene encoding uncharacterized protein LOC119578606, producing the protein MEKQRDEEIDKEVSAMTLITVWLRYTNGKQRTNYSAKLPRASSERESGCDIKLSPTLSLSPQTLLGPLHGSPVRKVNDESERPWMSLVADSRRFHQPALRPRLKMTLSSLISGLQRLSVCVLVGVALRPPAHGLVIKHEPHVDTELYVAPATYTRKDGKALPSTIIISRPIGVRDEPEQPPLRDFPQDALTFVSAADDSREGSIDLKHNIKFYKIECTSGRSCSSIIPAYTTTPPPLNLKPLSDEELKEYLEQFSLRNGFQYSDDFESSGSPSVPEESDFDGEASEERAFGGHHDRGYWPGSRFRPGAKPSRGQVFKYQSVSGSRDHGTEDPFRLPLVTWDQISSEFPSRPTSSWDRVSNKRPSNAQSYDQFSTQKTRRPSQKNPRPQMLKPVASHDDAILPPYGPPRPPPRPTKRPSAYDGVWNRYGMSTVSQLDRDTGKWVKISSSNTHLDQRPYSEPARPSDPHRTPTHHASASLTVLGVNDRQPHSFPTHERNSSHTVEVPSALPGNPPETIETGGDYVQSFASVPLSVIAPGLFRPLTPAPASSIETTGVAHVSVPLYLISPPPLTAAISDEPNTTTTSSTTSTTTTARPPPTTTTRPTSTSTTTKPPQQAPAGFFDNPSAVMAAVGAGLIPATFAALLPVFVGGRRRRRRRSVVLDDLGPSRKGFPEKQVADVSPRVWRALKAHQDNDR; encoded by the exons ATGGAAAAGCAAAGAGACGAGGAAATTGACAAAGAAGTGTCAGCAATGACGTTGATTACAGTCTGGTTACGG TATACTAATGGAAAACAAAGGACAAATTATTCAGCGAAATTGCCACGAGCGAGCAGTGAACGTGAGAGCGGATGTGACATCAAACTCTCTCCCACACTTTCACTTTCACCTCAAACACTGCTGGGTCCGCTTCACGGTTCGCCAGTTCG CAAAGTTAATGATGAGAGTGAACGCCCCTGGATGTCACTGGTCGCTGATTCGCGCAGGTTTCACCAGCCAGCTCTGAGGCCGAGAT TGAAGATGACTCTCTCATCGCTGATCAGTGGGCTGCAGCGCCTCTCGGTGTGCGTGCTGGTGGGCGTGGCGCTCCGGCCTCCCGCCCACGGCCTGGTGATCAAGCACGAGCCCCACGTGGACACGGAACTGTACGTGGCGCCGGCGACGTACACGCGCAAGGACGGCAAGGCCCTGCccagcaccatcatcatctcccGTCCCATCGGCGTCCGCGATGAGCCCGAGCAGCCCCCCCTGAGGGACTTCCCGCAGGACGCGCTGACCTTCGTGAGCGCCGCCGACGACTCGAGGGAGGGCAGCATCGACCTCAAGCACAACATCAAGTTTTACAAGATCGAGTGCACCAGCGGCCGCTCCTGCTCCTCGATCATCCCCGCCTACACCAcgactcctcctcccctcaatcTCAAGCCTCTGAGTGACGAGGAGCTCAAGGAGTACCTCGAGCAGTTCAGTCTCCGAAATGGATTCCAGTATTCCGACGACTTCGAGTCGAGCGGCAGCCCGTCCGTTCCCGAGGAATCGGACTTCGACGGAGAGGCGAGTGAGGAGCGCGCGTTTGGAGGACACCATGATAGGGGCTACTGGCCGGGATCGAGGTTCCGCCCGGGGGCTAAGCCTTCGAGAGGGCAAGTGTTCAAGTACCAGTCCGTGAGCGGGTCGAGGGACCACGGGACTGAGGACCCCTTTCGGCTGCCGCTAGTGACTTGGGATCAGATCTCAAGCGAATTTCCCTCGAGGCCCACCAGCAGCTGGGACAGGGTGTCGAACAAGCGGCCGAGCAACGCCCAGTCCTATGATCAGTTCTCCACGCAGAAAACCCGTCGGCCAAGCCAGAAGAACCCACGCCCTCAGATGCTGAAGCCCGTGGCCTCGCACGACGACGCCATTCTCCCTCCGTACGGCCCCCCTCGGCCCCCGCCGCGACCCACCAAACGGCCCTCTGCCTATGACGGCGTTTGGAACCGATACGGCATGTCCACCGTGTCCCAGCTGGACCGCGACACGGGAAAGTGGGTGAAGATATCCTCCAGCAACACACACTTGGATCAGAGGCCCTATAGCGAGCCGGCTCGTCCCTCGGATCCTCACCGgacccccacccaccacgcctCCGCGAGCCTCACGGTCCTCGGCGTGAATGACAGGCAGCCCCATTCCTTCCCCACCCATGAGCGCAACAGTTCCCACACGGTGGAGGTGCCCAGCGCTCTCCCGGGCAACCCCCCGGAGACGATCGAAACCGGTGGAGATTACGTGCAGAGCTTCGCGTCGGTGCCTTTGTCCGTGATCGCCCCGGGGCTGTTTCGCCCCCTGACTCCTGCCCCGGCGTCCTCCATCGAGACCACGGGCGTCGCCCACGTGAGTGTTCCCCTttatctcatctctccccctccccttactgcAGCTATTTCTGACGAACCCAATACTACCACAACCTCTAGTACCACCTCTACCACGACTACCGCACgccctcctcccaccaccaccaccaggccgaccAGCACCAGCACAACTACAAAGCCACCCCAGCAGGCGCCTGCCGGGTTCTTCGACAACCCTTCTGCTGTCATGGCTGCCGTGGGAGCCGGTCTCATCCCCGCCACATTCGCTGCCCTTCTGCCCGTGTTCGTTGGAGGCCGCAGGAGGCGCAGACGCAGATCTGTTGTTCTCGACGACCTGGGCCCCAGTCGGAAAGGGTTTCCTGAGAAGCAAGTGGCTGACGTGAGCCCCAGGGTGTGGCGGGCCTTGAAAGCCCACCAAGACAACGACAGATAG